A portion of the Gossypium arboreum isolate Shixiya-1 chromosome 8, ASM2569848v2, whole genome shotgun sequence genome contains these proteins:
- the LOC108469865 gene encoding protein SOMBRERO produces MMAGNGQLSVPPGFRFHPTDEELLYYYLRKKVSYEAIDLDVIREVDLNKLEPWDLKDKCRIGSGPQNEWYFFSHKDKKYPTGTRTNRATTAGFWKATGRDKAIHLSNSKKIGMRKTLVFYTGRAPHGQKTDWIMHEYRLDDDDSDVQEDGWVVCRVFKKKNLIRGNFQADFNQEDNNYNHMKNIASLSAHQMEPRPNNNHLHTLYDYSFDGSMHLPQLFSPESSAVAASSFISPLSLNSMDVECSQNLLRLTSSSGGGGGGGGGGLMQQDQIRYNGEWSFLDKLLTNHPMSLDHHHHHHHHQSQAKYIPSLQLDHVGSSSQKFPFQYPGCETAEGLKFSK; encoded by the exons ATGATGGCTGGAAATGGGCAGCTTTCAGTTCCACCAGGTTTTAGATTTCACCCAACAGATGAGGAGCTTCTCTACTATTACTTAAGGAAGAAAGTTTCGTATGAAGCGATCGACCTCGATGTTATTCGAGAGGTCGATCTTAATAAACTCGAACCGTGGGATCTCAAAG ATAAATGTCGAATCGGATCAGGTCCTCAAAACGAATGGTATTTTTTCAGCCACAAGGATAAAAAGTACCCGACCGGAACTCGAACTAATCGAGCAACCACGGCCGGGTTTTGGAAAGCTACCGGAAGGGACAAAGCCATCCATCTTAGTAACTCCAAGAAAATCGGCATGAGGAAAACCCTAGTTTTCTACACCGGACGTGCACCTCATGGCCAAAAAACCGATTGGATCATGCATGAATATCGTCTAGACGATGACGATTCCGATGTTCAG GAAGATGGATGGGTTGTCTGTAGGGTTTTCAAGAAGAAGAATCTTATTAGGGGTAATTTTCAAGCAGATTTTAATCAAGAAGATAATAATTATAATCACATGAAGAATATTGCTTCATTATCAGCTCATCAAATGGAACCAAGGCCTAATAATAATCATTTACATACATTGTATGATTATTCCTTCGATGGATCCATGCATTTACCACAGTTATTCAGCCCTGAATCATCGGCTGTTGCTGCTTCTTCTTTTATATCCCCACTCTCTTTGAACTCCATGGATGTAGAATGCTCTCAAAACTTATTGAGGCTAACCTCGAGCAGCGGTGGCGGCGGAGGCGGTGGTGGCGGTGGACTGATGCAGCAAGATCAGATAAGATACAATGGTGAATGGTCGTTCTTGGATAAGCTTTTAACGAATCATCCTATGAGCTTggaccatcatcatcatcatcatcatcatcaatctcAAGCTAAATATATCCCTTCGTTGCAACTTGATCATGTGGGAAGTTCTTCACAAAAATTCCCATTTCAATACCCAGGTTGTGAGACAGCTGAGGGTCTGAAATTTTCAAAGTAG